ACATTAACACGAGTGGCTCACGTCGGTGCGCCAGCGTTACGTTTATCAGCCGGATCAGCCTGGACGTCTGATTCAGAGCCAGCGTGgagctcactgctgctgttcagagcGGCAGCTAACGGTTATTTACATCGTTTAATCTACCAAGCATTTTCTCCGTTAATTAATTAAACGCCTGCTCTTTAAAACGTCaggaaatagagaaaaatgGCCGTCACATTTTCCCAGAGTCCATCTTCAGTTTGTCCCACAGACTCTCCAAAGTGTCAAAGAAAATTAGTTTCCCAGTCAGAGAAAAGCTGGGACCAGCAGATGATTGACAGTTTTGCTTAAATTAATCggcaattaattttctgttaattAAATGACAGGTTCGCTGGTGCTTctaaacacactgaacaaaagCAGAGAGACGCTATCAGCCAAACTACACGATCAATAAACATTAAGAAACAATGAGTATTAAATGATTACTGAACCAACAAAACCCAAATTTATCTGCAGCATTAAAACTGTCAAGCAAAAGATGGACTCAAACACCCGATCAGATTTGTAGTTTTCCAGATATTTACtgctttaaatcacattttatttgtccCGTTGCTTATGTTTTGGCTTCAGGACTGAGACTCGTtcatcacagcactgaaaaattAGTGACGCGTAAacgaggggagagagagatgagggatgATTGGACGCTGACGGGGAACTTAAGGCCACCAGGGCTCCCAAACACTGGCATTTACCGCTAACACTGTCCGCTGCAGccacaaagagaagagaggtggACATACAGCACAGAAAGCAGATCAAAGTGAGGAAAATTCGCTGATAATCCACCACTCATCAATACATTTTTCTGATGCTTCAGACGggaaaaacagacaggagagagagaaaagtgtgaCAGCACATAGCACAAGTCCGTTTGAAACCATATGCAGTGGCTgtgtttcattgattttaatgGGACAGTATGATGTGAAAACATGACAGGAGACACAGGGGAGATAACCCAAGCAGCACTGCTATTCGCTAttcccagctgtgtgtgttaatcCACTCAGCGATCACGCCACCAAAagttttctcagtgttttcatcatctgcaggaggggggagaaaaaaaaatgcctgttcCTCTCTAAGCTCTGTGAGACAGGGAAGACAGAGCTACGCCGAGAGATGGAAATAGATCATGAAATAGAGAAACTGAAATGATTTCCCAGTCACACAGCCACTTACAGCGAGGAGGAGCGCTCaaatgaaaaagtcaaacagACTGAAGTGGAATGGATGGTGAACAGTGATAGCACGATTCACAGAATATAGACATCTAAGACCAGCGCCGGAGCTGCTCACATTTAACAAGGAGTGGTGGGGGGTAAAGTGCTGATCTCCTTCATTTTCCCAGAAGATATCTAGTTAACTGGCAAGAAGCTATGCATATTTTTAATGAAGTGGAGATACCACCCACATTCATCCAACAAATCAACCCCTGGGAGTACAGTAGGAGTTGTGTCTGCATTTCTTAAGTGGCAAAAGTTATGGTAGAAAGTGACTTCAAGGGTTCCATAAGCTGAGACGCTACAGCACCAACCTCTAGTGGataaggctgtgtgtgtgtgtgtgtgtgtgtgtgtgtgttgctgtgtttcggTTGTAAAGCCACCCTGCAGGCTGGATGAATGAAACATGCATGTCCAGTCTGCCCCACttgaaacgcacacacatagaaaataaacatgtagAGCAGCACCTAGTGGCCTTAACGCGCTGCTACAGAGCGAGAACAGACGGGGGGGAGCTGCCCTTTAAAACGGTCacgtcactgtgtgtgtgcatgcgtgtgtgtgtaaccctTAACGGCGCTCCGTGTGTGAGCTACTTGTGTGTTTTAGACGAGGTATTGTTAAGATATTGGTGCTaggctgctgcttttttttctgcagtgcaaTGTAGATAATTAGGACTCTATTTAGAGAGAGGGCCAGCCCAGGAAATACACAGGAGATCCTCACCTCATTAAAAATCAATTATCATAACACACGTGCCAGCGCAACACAGCCCTCATGGCCATaatcagccacacacacatgcacgtgcgGCAACTCTCACTGTAGCACACACTACAACGATATCTTTGCCTTGTTCTTCGGGAAATTCATCTCCAGTtacttctgttttttctctctcaagaGATTGTGCAGGCCTGATCCTCCTCTTAGCTGAGGAATCGCCAGCGCTGCAGTCCCGCTCTTACATAATAACCTCAGGATAACGCTCGAGCTCCCGCTGGCCGAGGACGCTGTCAGTCACTCAGCTCGGAGTGGGTCAGCTCAGGCTGGAAAGAAGGCCCTCCCACCCCTGAGAAAGATGTAGCTGAGAGCAAAATAATCTCCAAAAACACCGAAATGAGGTTTTCTCGCACTAAGGTTTAGTTTGGAAATGGATGCCTGTCAAGCGAGGTTAGGGAATAACTGCATCAGACTcctttctctgcagctctgctctatTTTAGAAATTCACTTCCACTGCAGCTTTGAGGCTACAAGTTTGCTTCTGTAATGTAAATCCATGAAATCAAACACCCAAAATGCATTATTATACATCCTAACTTTGAAAACAATAAGAGCGCAGCCTCCTCTAAACACCCGACAGATAACAAGTCTTAATTCTGCCGTAATCCACCGCTGCAGCTCGAGTGTAGCCCGGCAGCAGGCGTGTATTGTTGACTGGATGTGGAAGTGGGAGTCCTTTGGTAAACAATTCACAAAGCCCCCGCTGCTGAGAGAGGGCGACAGGACGAACGGTGATGATACACCGAGTTGGCTGCACGCACCgatgacatcacttcctttAAGAGTGTGACAGCTTAGCACATCATCGCTGTGACAGCCAGACGAGTGCAGCGAGTGGGTGGTCACCCTGGCAACAGCGATGCTGTCATGACCGTCTCCCTATATCCTACCTGACAGTCCCCGCTGGCGATGAGCACAACACACACTCGACAATgcgcacacccacccacacgcacacatattCACAAACACTTTGTCAACACGCAGACGTGTGCGCGTACTTTATCTTTCGCCGTGTCTTCTTTCTAAGTGAAACGCTCAGTCAAACCCGCTCTGAAACACACGCTGAAACAATGCACATGCCCACACGCCCATGCTCCTTTGGGCATAATTATGTGATACAAAGAGGAGTACAATCTCCCATGGGGCAAAAAGAAATACAGTGAAGATATAATGTAATCACTGGAGAGAAACCGTAAACACGCGGTCCTCTAAGgtggaaaaatgcaaaaatcgACAGAAATAATAAGTATGTATATCCACAtcacagcggcagcagcagcagtgggctGAAGGCATTCAGcttgttcaaacccacagagattCACTTGTTTCATGATTAACAATTTAATCAAAGAGTTTGGCTTAAAGTATGTGcggagagacacaaagaggatTGTGAGAAGCAAAGAACGAAGGTGATAAGAAGCACGGCTGATGCACCGCTGTCCTGTCTCCTGCTCGCTGCTCACATGTGGTCTGTTGATAACTGACCTGCTTTACACACTATAAATAGTGAGTTACAGGCCATGTTCATTGACAGCTCTGTGTACATGGAGCCTGTGTGTCGACCCAGTCCGGTGCTCTGCTCTGACCCAGTTTGAAACCAGTTGGCTGGGAACTGGTGGAAATGGGTCACGTCTTGAGCTGCACCAGAACGAACAGCATGAGCTACGCCACCTTAAGCACACAAACAGCCTGCCGTGGCGTCCATAGGTCATTCATTCACAGACAACACAATGGTCTATTGTTGGGTCCGAGGTACTAAATGTAAACTGTACTTTCacaagagagaaataaagaggctAAAGGCCCATATGCACCTTGAATGACAACTATAAAGATAACTAGAACAACACATAACGCAACAAGCATGAAGGACGGTTCATAGTTCAGGGTCACGACAGACTGGAGGTCAGTTTTTACAGAGTTTTGCTGATTCAGACCTTGATTTGCTTTCTATTACAAGCTTAAACATGCCAAGTTGTGCTGAGTCGCACCTGAAATGGACCATCTCCACCCCGAGCGTGTTAGGGTGACGTCAGAGGGTAGGGTCAGAGATAGCTCATCAGTTTCAGCAGTTAGCAGCACTAAAAGAGGGCGCTGCTTTTACATAGCACTGAGTAACACTGTCACAATGGAGGTGCAAATCACTGGAACGACGCGCAAGTCAAACCGATCCAAACCGAGCCGACAGACGTGTACGGAAGAGGTCGATTAGTCTGTAGACATTTTAAAGCATCCTAATGGCCACAGGTGGGCTGAGGGgcaagtgaatgaatgaatgactgcaaGTTACTTAGTGGCTCTGTGAGTTTCTTTGTTTCTATAACTTCCATCGTTACCTCTGTATTCTCACTTCTCTAAACCGTGGTGTCCTACAGTGTCTCTGCAGGGTGTTCAGGTTTGTGCAAAGAGAACACAGCGCTGGCATCaaactgagtgtctgtgtgtattaaGGTATGAATTTTGGTGATGTTTTTGATGGTGAAGCGGTCAAACTCCCTGAGGTGAAGGAGAGTGTATAGACGGCACTGACTGTTCCTGCTCAGTCGCTTAGACAGACAGAACTGCCTCCATTGATCCTCATATGGGATTATCCAATTAAATATACTGCACACTCATTCCTCCACAGACATTTCgtctacacacatacatatacagtatatacctGTAcagcatgtatacacacacacaattcattCTGTCAAACAacagcgcacacacatacactcagacttgcacacagggacacacataTACTATTtctgtgcacatacacacctctGAAGCACCACCTCCAGTTGCACAGTATAAGTTCTGTATAGTTCTGAAGGGGAACCAGTTAAGCAGAATTCGTGCAAACATGCAATATAAAACTGAACAAGTGCATTTTCAGTTCTGCTCAGAACGTTCATAAAACCTGCAGAATTTTCCTACAGGTGGGAATATGCAAGGAGATTACATGTGAATGGCTATTTCAGCTGTGGCTAAGCCAGTGCTCAGGGAAGTCGTCGAGAAATAATTTAGGATTAGATAGTCCGTCTAATCTCTTTATAGAGGGTGTGCCATCTCAGCAGACATACCTGCCTACCTCTACATCCACCTCATATCTCTTAACAGGCACCACGGCTTTCTCTTTCCATATATTATGGATAATACGCTCACAGACACGGCGAcaggtgctgctgtgtgttagGCTGAAACACTTACTGTGCCTTTGGTTGTGACTGTACATGGAGCTGCCAATACACAGTGAGTAGAATTTGGACATGGACGAAAAGTAGTTCAATTAGTGCAGGTGTAGATTAAGAAAAAGCTAAATAGCATTACCAAAAAGgtttctctcagtgtgtgtgtgtgtgtgtgtgagagagagagagttgaagAGTGGTCCTTCAGTGATGTAACATGTTTTCTCATTATGAGCAACCTTTCTAACCTGCAGGGGTCTCTCCTTCATACGTAACACAAAGAagccacacactcacatgctccTCTGTCATTTATGTGTGCGTGAATGagcgcgcgcgcgtgtgtgtgtgcacatatgcgGTCCTCGTCATGTCCCGGTCGTTAAAAAACTCCTATGAGGACGTACAGAAAGTCCAGATGTCATCGCGCCCTTGTGAAgctgaagtcacacacacacacacacacacacacacacacacacacacacacacactgttcacagACACATTCACGCATTGTAACCTCAGTCAGTCCTACGGACTAACAGCTTCTGTCCTGTTTTTGAGCCTCAAATTGGACCACCAGCTGAGGAATAAAAGTCTGTGAGGCGACTGAATCAGGTTGGAAACAAATGCCCtgtccaaaatgtgttttataacacatgtgcttttttttgtcttctctctttcGTGACAGCCCAAATTGAAGTTATACCATGCAAAATCTGCGGAGACAAATCTTCAGGTATCCACTACGGAGTCATTACGTGTGAGGGATGTAAGGTGAGGCTGAAGACACTGTTTCATCCGTCATGGCCATTCCCTGCTCTACGGGTACCTTCAAGTCTGTAATCACGCTCTTTGTTGACGTGTATCCAGGGTTTCTTCAGACGGAGTCAGCAGAACAATGCATCCTACTCCTGCCCCCGCCAGAGGAACTGCCTCATCGACAGAACAAACCGCAACCGCTGCCAACACTGCCGCCTGCAGAAATGTCTCGCCCTAGGAATGTCCAGAGATGGTGAGGGCCAGTAAATCCGCATCTATGtatatatttcttatttatttagaCTACCAGAAGAAGCTGAAAGGTGGTGGCAGAGTTTTGTTTTAAACGTTAAATTCGTCTTCCTCTCTTGCTTTGCCTCCAGCTGTAAAGTTTGGCCGCATGTCCAAGAAGCAACGTGACAGCCTGTACGCAGAAGTCCAGAAGCACCAGGCGCGACTGCaggagcagcggcagcagcagacaggtgaAGCAGAAGCTCTGGCACGGGTTTACTCGTCCAGCTTGACCAACGGACTGTCCACCCTTAACCACGAGATTGGGGGCACCTATGCCAACGGTCACGTTATTGAGCTGCCCAAGGGTGGCCATGGTAACGGAGGCGGAGTCCCAGGGGGATACTATGGGATGGATTCCACCCAGCCGTCTCCAGACCAGTCAGGTTTGGACATGTCGGGCATGAAGCACATTAAGCAGGAGCCAGTGTATGACCTGACGCCAGTACCCAACCTGTTCAGCTACGGAGGCTACCAGGACAGTCAGCTGGGACCCAATAACGTCAGCATGGGAGAGCTGGGTAAAGACTGCGTGacattttgctctgttttgcaACAGCGACACAGTAGAACGGTTCATTATTTACAATCTACATGAATTATCTACATGGAAAAATTACCCACAAAGTAGTCCTGGTAGAGAGCGTGAGTCAGTGCTAATCTGAGAGCAGAACAGGAGATCAGACAGGCTTACACAACGAGCTGACAAGGTCTCATATTACTGTATGCACAGCCCCGGCTGTTAGCACAAGTTAAGATGAAGTTAAAATGAAGGATTTTACACAAATCCAACAGAATGTTAAATGAAGCAGTAAATGGTGGGAATGGAAAAAATGCTTGAAGTCTCTTCCTCCTAAATTTCGACATACAAACATCATAGTAGCTGCAGCATAACGTGCAGAGTACATGTACACGTTAGTTTAgtacattgcagcctgtttgcCGTACATTCTCATACCATACACCACTGTATCAAGtgtagaaatgaatgaaataaatgaatgaccACACTGTTCGGAAAGgaacaaatgaataaacacacagtTGTCTCTTCCAGACCGTATTGCTCAGAATATCATCAAGTCCCACTTGGAGACATGTCAGTACacaacagaggagctgcagcagctcgcCTGGCAGACAC
This Chaetodon auriga isolate fChaAug3 chromosome 5, fChaAug3.hap1, whole genome shotgun sequence DNA region includes the following protein-coding sequences:
- the rorb gene encoding nuclear receptor ROR-beta isoform X2; translation: MRAQIEVIPCKICGDKSSGIHYGVITCEGCKGFFRRSQQNNASYSCPRQRNCLIDRTNRNRCQHCRLQKCLALGMSRDAVKFGRMSKKQRDSLYAEVQKHQARLQEQRQQQTGEAEALARVYSSSLTNGLSTLNHEIGGTYANGHVIELPKGGHGNGGGVPGGYYGMDSTQPSPDQSGLDMSGMKHIKQEPVYDLTPVPNLFSYGGYQDSQLGPNNVSMGELDRIAQNIIKSHLETCQYTTEELQQLAWQTHSYEEVKMYQSKPRDVLWQQCAIQITHAIQYVVEFAKRISGFMELCQNDQILLLKSGCLEVVLVRMCRAFNPLNNTVLFEGKYGGMQMFKALGCDDLVSAVFDFAKSLCSLQLTEEEIALFSAAVLISTDRPWLMEPRKVQKLQEKIYFALQHIMQKNHMDEDALAKLISRIPTLSALCTLHTEELQAFQQLHPETVNVLFPPLYKELFNPDPNSAMAMPK
- the rorb gene encoding nuclear receptor ROR-beta isoform X1, yielding MELPIHTQIEVIPCKICGDKSSGIHYGVITCEGCKGFFRRSQQNNASYSCPRQRNCLIDRTNRNRCQHCRLQKCLALGMSRDAVKFGRMSKKQRDSLYAEVQKHQARLQEQRQQQTGEAEALARVYSSSLTNGLSTLNHEIGGTYANGHVIELPKGGHGNGGGVPGGYYGMDSTQPSPDQSGLDMSGMKHIKQEPVYDLTPVPNLFSYGGYQDSQLGPNNVSMGELDRIAQNIIKSHLETCQYTTEELQQLAWQTHSYEEVKMYQSKPRDVLWQQCAIQITHAIQYVVEFAKRISGFMELCQNDQILLLKSGCLEVVLVRMCRAFNPLNNTVLFEGKYGGMQMFKALGCDDLVSAVFDFAKSLCSLQLTEEEIALFSAAVLISTDRPWLMEPRKVQKLQEKIYFALQHIMQKNHMDEDALAKLISRIPTLSALCTLHTEELQAFQQLHPETVNVLFPPLYKELFNPDPNSAMAMPK